One segment of Apus apus isolate bApuApu2 chromosome 1, bApuApu2.pri.cur, whole genome shotgun sequence DNA contains the following:
- the LIMS1 gene encoding LIM and senescent cell antigen-like-containing domain protein 1 isoform X5: protein MTALQLKELSQSGLYRRRRDRPDSLGLPGSQEEKLSNMANALANAICERCRGGFAPAEKIVNSNGELYHEQCFVCAQCFQQFPEGLFYEFEGRKYCEHDFQMLFAPCCHQCGEFIIGRVIKAMNNSWHPECFCCDICQQVLADIGFVKNAGRHLCRPCHNREKARGLGKYICQKCHAIIDEQPLIFKNDPYHPDHFNCANCGKELTADARELKGELYCLPCHDKMGVPICGACRRPIEGRVVNAMGKQWHVEHFVCAKCEKPFLGHRHYERKGLAYCETHYNQLFGDVCFHCNRVIEGDVVSALNKAWCVNCFACSTCNTKLTLKNKFVEFDMKPVCKKCYEKFPLELKKRLKKLAETLGRK, encoded by the exons cAACATGGCAAACGCGCTTGCAAATGCCATCTGTGAGCGCTGCAGAGGTGGCTTTGCCCCTGCCGAGAAAATTGTCAACAGCAACGGTGAGCTGTACCACGAGCAGTGCTTTGTCTGTGCCCAGTGCTTTCAGCAGTTCCCCGAAGGGCTCTTCTACGAG ttTGAAGGGAGGAAGTACTGTGAACAtgattttcaaatgctttttgccCCTTGCTGCCATCAATGTG GCGAGTTCATTATTGGTCGTGTTATCAAAGCCATGAACAACAGCTGGCATCCAGAGTGCTTCTGCTGTGATATCTGTCAACAAGTATTGGCTGATATCGGATTTGTCAAGAATGCTGGCAG ACATCTCTGCCGTCCGTGCCATAACAGGGAAAAAGCCAGAGGCCTGGGAAAGTACATTTGCCAGAAGTGCCATGCCATTATTGATGAACAGCCTCTCATATTCAAAAATGATCCTTATCACCCTGATCATTTCAACTGTGCAAACTGCGG GAAGGAACTTACTGCTGATGCTCGTGAGTTGAAGGGAGAATTGTACTGCTTACCCTGCCATGACAAAATGGGTGTCCCCATCTGTGGGGCATGTAGAAGACCAATTGAAGGCCGTGTGGTGAATGCTATGGGCAAACAATGGCATGTGGAG CATTTCGTGTGTGCAAAATGTGAAAAGCCATTCCTGGGTCATCGTCATTATGAAAGAAAAGGCTTGGCATATTGTGAAACCCACTACAATCAG ctATTTGGTGATGTTTGTTTCCATTGCAACCGTGTGATTGAAGGAGATG TCGTGTCTGCTCTGAATAAGGCATGGTGTGTGAACTGTTTTGCTTGTTCAACTTGCAACACCAAGTTAACACTCAA GAATAAATTTGTTGAGTTTGATATGAAGCCTGTCTGCAAAAAGTGTTATGAGAAGTTTCCTCTAGAGCtgaagaaaagactgaagaaactAGCTGAAACTTTGGGAAGGAAGTAA
- the LIMS1 gene encoding LIM and senescent cell antigen-like-containing domain protein 1 isoform X3 — protein MTRSCESKSLSWEQGEVQHIVLQTLPAASLQYKHRILYTQESSWREMDFQRRLHPYPIPEDEEVAHQVAPDAHNSAGNEGEKPVSKLQRRHSEIKLYKEFCDFYARFNMANALANAICERCRGGFAPAEKIVNSNGELYHEQCFVCAQCFQQFPEGLFYEFEGRKYCEHDFQMLFAPCCHQCGEFIIGRVIKAMNNSWHPECFCCDICQQVLADIGFVKNAGRHLCRPCHNREKARGLGKYICQKCHAIIDEQPLIFKNDPYHPDHFNCANCGKELTADARELKGELYCLPCHDKMGVPICGACRRPIEGRVVNAMGKQWHVEHFVCAKCEKPFLGHRHYERKGLAYCETHYNQLFGDVCFHCNRVIEGDVVSALNKAWCVNCFACSTCNTKLTLKNKFVEFDMKPVCKKCYEKFPLELKKRLKKLAETLGRK, from the exons ATGACACGGAGCTGCGAAAGTAAATCACTTTCCTGGGAACAAGGGGAAGTGCAGCATATTGTTTTGCAGACTTTGCCTGCAGCTTCTTTGCAGTATAAGCACAGAATATTATACACCCAGGAAAGCAGTTGGAGAGAGATGGACTTCCAGCGCAGACTTCACCCGTACCCCATCCCGGAGGATGAAGAGGTTGCACACCAGGTCGCTCCTGATGCTCACAACTCCGCAGGGAATGAAGGAGAGAAACCAGTGTCAAAATTGCAACGTAGGCACAGTGAGATAAAACTCTACAAAGAGTTTTGTGACTTTTATGCAAGATT cAACATGGCAAACGCGCTTGCAAATGCCATCTGTGAGCGCTGCAGAGGTGGCTTTGCCCCTGCCGAGAAAATTGTCAACAGCAACGGTGAGCTGTACCACGAGCAGTGCTTTGTCTGTGCCCAGTGCTTTCAGCAGTTCCCCGAAGGGCTCTTCTACGAG ttTGAAGGGAGGAAGTACTGTGAACAtgattttcaaatgctttttgccCCTTGCTGCCATCAATGTG GCGAGTTCATTATTGGTCGTGTTATCAAAGCCATGAACAACAGCTGGCATCCAGAGTGCTTCTGCTGTGATATCTGTCAACAAGTATTGGCTGATATCGGATTTGTCAAGAATGCTGGCAG ACATCTCTGCCGTCCGTGCCATAACAGGGAAAAAGCCAGAGGCCTGGGAAAGTACATTTGCCAGAAGTGCCATGCCATTATTGATGAACAGCCTCTCATATTCAAAAATGATCCTTATCACCCTGATCATTTCAACTGTGCAAACTGCGG GAAGGAACTTACTGCTGATGCTCGTGAGTTGAAGGGAGAATTGTACTGCTTACCCTGCCATGACAAAATGGGTGTCCCCATCTGTGGGGCATGTAGAAGACCAATTGAAGGCCGTGTGGTGAATGCTATGGGCAAACAATGGCATGTGGAG CATTTCGTGTGTGCAAAATGTGAAAAGCCATTCCTGGGTCATCGTCATTATGAAAGAAAAGGCTTGGCATATTGTGAAACCCACTACAATCAG ctATTTGGTGATGTTTGTTTCCATTGCAACCGTGTGATTGAAGGAGATG TCGTGTCTGCTCTGAATAAGGCATGGTGTGTGAACTGTTTTGCTTGTTCAACTTGCAACACCAAGTTAACACTCAA GAATAAATTTGTTGAGTTTGATATGAAGCCTGTCTGCAAAAAGTGTTATGAGAAGTTTCCTCTAGAGCtgaagaaaagactgaagaaactAGCTGAAACTTTGGGAAGGAAGTAA
- the LIMS1 gene encoding LIM and senescent cell antigen-like-containing domain protein 1 isoform X2 codes for MTRSCESKSLSWEQGEVQHIVLQTLPAASLQYKHRILYTQESSWREMDFQRRLHPYPIPEDEEVAHQVAPDAHNSAGNEGEKPVSKLQRRHSEIKLYKEFCDFYARFNMANALANAICERCRGGFAPAEKIVNSNGELYHEQCFVCAQCFQQFPEGLFYEFEGRKYCEHDFQMLFAPCCHQCGEFIIGRVIKAMNNSWHPECFCCDICQQVLADIGFVKNAGRHLCRPCHNREKARGLGKYICQKCHAIIDEQPLIFKNDPYHPDHFNCANCGKELTADARELKGELYCLPCHDKMGVPICGACRRPIEGRVVNAMGKQWHVEHFVCAKCEKPFLGHRHYERKGLAYCETHYNQLFGDVCFHCNRVIEGDVVSALNKAWCVNCFACSTCNTKLTLKDKFVEIDLKPVCKHCYEKMPDEFKRRLARREREAKDKEKQKKKKPI; via the exons ATGACACGGAGCTGCGAAAGTAAATCACTTTCCTGGGAACAAGGGGAAGTGCAGCATATTGTTTTGCAGACTTTGCCTGCAGCTTCTTTGCAGTATAAGCACAGAATATTATACACCCAGGAAAGCAGTTGGAGAGAGATGGACTTCCAGCGCAGACTTCACCCGTACCCCATCCCGGAGGATGAAGAGGTTGCACACCAGGTCGCTCCTGATGCTCACAACTCCGCAGGGAATGAAGGAGAGAAACCAGTGTCAAAATTGCAACGTAGGCACAGTGAGATAAAACTCTACAAAGAGTTTTGTGACTTTTATGCAAGATT cAACATGGCAAACGCGCTTGCAAATGCCATCTGTGAGCGCTGCAGAGGTGGCTTTGCCCCTGCCGAGAAAATTGTCAACAGCAACGGTGAGCTGTACCACGAGCAGTGCTTTGTCTGTGCCCAGTGCTTTCAGCAGTTCCCCGAAGGGCTCTTCTACGAG ttTGAAGGGAGGAAGTACTGTGAACAtgattttcaaatgctttttgccCCTTGCTGCCATCAATGTG GCGAGTTCATTATTGGTCGTGTTATCAAAGCCATGAACAACAGCTGGCATCCAGAGTGCTTCTGCTGTGATATCTGTCAACAAGTATTGGCTGATATCGGATTTGTCAAGAATGCTGGCAG ACATCTCTGCCGTCCGTGCCATAACAGGGAAAAAGCCAGAGGCCTGGGAAAGTACATTTGCCAGAAGTGCCATGCCATTATTGATGAACAGCCTCTCATATTCAAAAATGATCCTTATCACCCTGATCATTTCAACTGTGCAAACTGCGG GAAGGAACTTACTGCTGATGCTCGTGAGTTGAAGGGAGAATTGTACTGCTTACCCTGCCATGACAAAATGGGTGTCCCCATCTGTGGGGCATGTAGAAGACCAATTGAAGGCCGTGTGGTGAATGCTATGGGCAAACAATGGCATGTGGAG CATTTCGTGTGTGCAAAATGTGAAAAGCCATTCCTGGGTCATCGTCATTATGAAAGAAAAGGCTTGGCATATTGTGAAACCCACTACAATCAG ctATTTGGTGATGTTTGTTTCCATTGCAACCGTGTGATTGAAGGAGATG TCGTGTCTGCTCTGAATAAGGCATGGTGTGTGAACTGTTTTGCTTGTTCAACTTGCAACACCAAGTTAACACTCAA GGATAAGTTTGTTGAGATTGATCTAAAACCTGTCTGCAAACACTGCTATGAGAAAATGCCAGATGAATTTAAGCGACGGCTTGCCAGACGGGAACGTGAAGCAAAGGataaagagaagcagaaaaagaaaaagccaatct GA
- the LIMS1 gene encoding LIM and senescent cell antigen-like-containing domain protein 1 isoform X1 — MTRSCESKSLSWEQGEVQHIVLQTLPAASLQYKHRILYTQESSWREMDFQRRLHPYPIPEDEEVAHQVAPDAHNSAGNEGEKPVSKLQRRHSEIKLYKEFCDFYARFNMANALANAICERCRGGFAPAEKIVNSNGELYHEQCFVCAQCFQQFPEGLFYEFEGRKYCEHDFQMLFAPCCHQCGEFIIGRVIKAMNNSWHPECFCCDICQQVLADIGFVKNAGRHLCRPCHNREKARGLGKYICQKCHAIIDEQPLIFKNDPYHPDHFNCANCGKELTADARELKGELYCLPCHDKMGVPICGACRRPIEGRVVNAMGKQWHVEHFVCAKCEKPFLGHRHYERKGLAYCETHYNQLFGDVCFHCNRVIEGDVVSALNKAWCVNCFACSTCNTKLTLKDKFVEIDLKPVCKHCYEKMPDEFKRRLARREREAKDKEKQKKKKPICL; from the exons ATGACACGGAGCTGCGAAAGTAAATCACTTTCCTGGGAACAAGGGGAAGTGCAGCATATTGTTTTGCAGACTTTGCCTGCAGCTTCTTTGCAGTATAAGCACAGAATATTATACACCCAGGAAAGCAGTTGGAGAGAGATGGACTTCCAGCGCAGACTTCACCCGTACCCCATCCCGGAGGATGAAGAGGTTGCACACCAGGTCGCTCCTGATGCTCACAACTCCGCAGGGAATGAAGGAGAGAAACCAGTGTCAAAATTGCAACGTAGGCACAGTGAGATAAAACTCTACAAAGAGTTTTGTGACTTTTATGCAAGATT cAACATGGCAAACGCGCTTGCAAATGCCATCTGTGAGCGCTGCAGAGGTGGCTTTGCCCCTGCCGAGAAAATTGTCAACAGCAACGGTGAGCTGTACCACGAGCAGTGCTTTGTCTGTGCCCAGTGCTTTCAGCAGTTCCCCGAAGGGCTCTTCTACGAG ttTGAAGGGAGGAAGTACTGTGAACAtgattttcaaatgctttttgccCCTTGCTGCCATCAATGTG GCGAGTTCATTATTGGTCGTGTTATCAAAGCCATGAACAACAGCTGGCATCCAGAGTGCTTCTGCTGTGATATCTGTCAACAAGTATTGGCTGATATCGGATTTGTCAAGAATGCTGGCAG ACATCTCTGCCGTCCGTGCCATAACAGGGAAAAAGCCAGAGGCCTGGGAAAGTACATTTGCCAGAAGTGCCATGCCATTATTGATGAACAGCCTCTCATATTCAAAAATGATCCTTATCACCCTGATCATTTCAACTGTGCAAACTGCGG GAAGGAACTTACTGCTGATGCTCGTGAGTTGAAGGGAGAATTGTACTGCTTACCCTGCCATGACAAAATGGGTGTCCCCATCTGTGGGGCATGTAGAAGACCAATTGAAGGCCGTGTGGTGAATGCTATGGGCAAACAATGGCATGTGGAG CATTTCGTGTGTGCAAAATGTGAAAAGCCATTCCTGGGTCATCGTCATTATGAAAGAAAAGGCTTGGCATATTGTGAAACCCACTACAATCAG ctATTTGGTGATGTTTGTTTCCATTGCAACCGTGTGATTGAAGGAGATG TCGTGTCTGCTCTGAATAAGGCATGGTGTGTGAACTGTTTTGCTTGTTCAACTTGCAACACCAAGTTAACACTCAA GGATAAGTTTGTTGAGATTGATCTAAAACCTGTCTGCAAACACTGCTATGAGAAAATGCCAGATGAATTTAAGCGACGGCTTGCCAGACGGGAACGTGAAGCAAAGGataaagagaagcagaaaaagaaaaagccaatctgtttgtaa
- the LIMS1 gene encoding LIM and senescent cell antigen-like-containing domain protein 1 isoform X6 produces MLGVAAAGMTCNSNMANALANAICERCRGGFAPAEKIVNSNGELYHEQCFVCAQCFQQFPEGLFYEFEGRKYCEHDFQMLFAPCCHQCGEFIIGRVIKAMNNSWHPECFCCDICQQVLADIGFVKNAGRHLCRPCHNREKARGLGKYICQKCHAIIDEQPLIFKNDPYHPDHFNCANCGKELTADARELKGELYCLPCHDKMGVPICGACRRPIEGRVVNAMGKQWHVEHFVCAKCEKPFLGHRHYERKGLAYCETHYNQLFGDVCFHCNRVIEGDVVSALNKAWCVNCFACSTCNTKLTLKDKFVEIDLKPVCKHCYEKMPDEFKRRLARREREAKDKEKQKKKKPICL; encoded by the exons cAACATGGCAAACGCGCTTGCAAATGCCATCTGTGAGCGCTGCAGAGGTGGCTTTGCCCCTGCCGAGAAAATTGTCAACAGCAACGGTGAGCTGTACCACGAGCAGTGCTTTGTCTGTGCCCAGTGCTTTCAGCAGTTCCCCGAAGGGCTCTTCTACGAG ttTGAAGGGAGGAAGTACTGTGAACAtgattttcaaatgctttttgccCCTTGCTGCCATCAATGTG GCGAGTTCATTATTGGTCGTGTTATCAAAGCCATGAACAACAGCTGGCATCCAGAGTGCTTCTGCTGTGATATCTGTCAACAAGTATTGGCTGATATCGGATTTGTCAAGAATGCTGGCAG ACATCTCTGCCGTCCGTGCCATAACAGGGAAAAAGCCAGAGGCCTGGGAAAGTACATTTGCCAGAAGTGCCATGCCATTATTGATGAACAGCCTCTCATATTCAAAAATGATCCTTATCACCCTGATCATTTCAACTGTGCAAACTGCGG GAAGGAACTTACTGCTGATGCTCGTGAGTTGAAGGGAGAATTGTACTGCTTACCCTGCCATGACAAAATGGGTGTCCCCATCTGTGGGGCATGTAGAAGACCAATTGAAGGCCGTGTGGTGAATGCTATGGGCAAACAATGGCATGTGGAG CATTTCGTGTGTGCAAAATGTGAAAAGCCATTCCTGGGTCATCGTCATTATGAAAGAAAAGGCTTGGCATATTGTGAAACCCACTACAATCAG ctATTTGGTGATGTTTGTTTCCATTGCAACCGTGTGATTGAAGGAGATG TCGTGTCTGCTCTGAATAAGGCATGGTGTGTGAACTGTTTTGCTTGTTCAACTTGCAACACCAAGTTAACACTCAA GGATAAGTTTGTTGAGATTGATCTAAAACCTGTCTGCAAACACTGCTATGAGAAAATGCCAGATGAATTTAAGCGACGGCTTGCCAGACGGGAACGTGAAGCAAAGGataaagagaagcagaaaaagaaaaagccaatctgtttgtaa
- the LIMS1 gene encoding LIM and senescent cell antigen-like-containing domain protein 1 isoform X7 has protein sequence MANALANAICERCRGGFAPAEKIVNSNGELYHEQCFVCAQCFQQFPEGLFYEFEGRKYCEHDFQMLFAPCCHQCGEFIIGRVIKAMNNSWHPECFCCDICQQVLADIGFVKNAGRHLCRPCHNREKARGLGKYICQKCHAIIDEQPLIFKNDPYHPDHFNCANCGKELTADARELKGELYCLPCHDKMGVPICGACRRPIEGRVVNAMGKQWHVEHFVCAKCEKPFLGHRHYERKGLAYCETHYNQLFGDVCFHCNRVIEGDVVSALNKAWCVNCFACSTCNTKLTLKDKFVEIDLKPVCKHCYEKMPDEFKRRLARREREAKDKEKQKKKKPICL, from the exons ATGGCAAACGCGCTTGCAAATGCCATCTGTGAGCGCTGCAGAGGTGGCTTTGCCCCTGCCGAGAAAATTGTCAACAGCAACGGTGAGCTGTACCACGAGCAGTGCTTTGTCTGTGCCCAGTGCTTTCAGCAGTTCCCCGAAGGGCTCTTCTACGAG ttTGAAGGGAGGAAGTACTGTGAACAtgattttcaaatgctttttgccCCTTGCTGCCATCAATGTG GCGAGTTCATTATTGGTCGTGTTATCAAAGCCATGAACAACAGCTGGCATCCAGAGTGCTTCTGCTGTGATATCTGTCAACAAGTATTGGCTGATATCGGATTTGTCAAGAATGCTGGCAG ACATCTCTGCCGTCCGTGCCATAACAGGGAAAAAGCCAGAGGCCTGGGAAAGTACATTTGCCAGAAGTGCCATGCCATTATTGATGAACAGCCTCTCATATTCAAAAATGATCCTTATCACCCTGATCATTTCAACTGTGCAAACTGCGG GAAGGAACTTACTGCTGATGCTCGTGAGTTGAAGGGAGAATTGTACTGCTTACCCTGCCATGACAAAATGGGTGTCCCCATCTGTGGGGCATGTAGAAGACCAATTGAAGGCCGTGTGGTGAATGCTATGGGCAAACAATGGCATGTGGAG CATTTCGTGTGTGCAAAATGTGAAAAGCCATTCCTGGGTCATCGTCATTATGAAAGAAAAGGCTTGGCATATTGTGAAACCCACTACAATCAG ctATTTGGTGATGTTTGTTTCCATTGCAACCGTGTGATTGAAGGAGATG TCGTGTCTGCTCTGAATAAGGCATGGTGTGTGAACTGTTTTGCTTGTTCAACTTGCAACACCAAGTTAACACTCAA GGATAAGTTTGTTGAGATTGATCTAAAACCTGTCTGCAAACACTGCTATGAGAAAATGCCAGATGAATTTAAGCGACGGCTTGCCAGACGGGAACGTGAAGCAAAGGataaagagaagcagaaaaagaaaaagccaatctgtttgtaa
- the LIMS1 gene encoding LIM and senescent cell antigen-like-containing domain protein 1 isoform X4 has protein sequence MTALQLKELSQSGLYRRRRDRPDSLGLPGSQEEKLSNMANALANAICERCRGGFAPAEKIVNSNGELYHEQCFVCAQCFQQFPEGLFYEFEGRKYCEHDFQMLFAPCCHQCGEFIIGRVIKAMNNSWHPECFCCDICQQVLADIGFVKNAGRHLCRPCHNREKARGLGKYICQKCHAIIDEQPLIFKNDPYHPDHFNCANCGKELTADARELKGELYCLPCHDKMGVPICGACRRPIEGRVVNAMGKQWHVEHFVCAKCEKPFLGHRHYERKGLAYCETHYNQLFGDVCFHCNRVIEGDVVSALNKAWCVNCFACSTCNTKLTLKDKFVEIDLKPVCKHCYEKMPDEFKRRLARREREAKDKEKQKKKKPICL, from the exons cAACATGGCAAACGCGCTTGCAAATGCCATCTGTGAGCGCTGCAGAGGTGGCTTTGCCCCTGCCGAGAAAATTGTCAACAGCAACGGTGAGCTGTACCACGAGCAGTGCTTTGTCTGTGCCCAGTGCTTTCAGCAGTTCCCCGAAGGGCTCTTCTACGAG ttTGAAGGGAGGAAGTACTGTGAACAtgattttcaaatgctttttgccCCTTGCTGCCATCAATGTG GCGAGTTCATTATTGGTCGTGTTATCAAAGCCATGAACAACAGCTGGCATCCAGAGTGCTTCTGCTGTGATATCTGTCAACAAGTATTGGCTGATATCGGATTTGTCAAGAATGCTGGCAG ACATCTCTGCCGTCCGTGCCATAACAGGGAAAAAGCCAGAGGCCTGGGAAAGTACATTTGCCAGAAGTGCCATGCCATTATTGATGAACAGCCTCTCATATTCAAAAATGATCCTTATCACCCTGATCATTTCAACTGTGCAAACTGCGG GAAGGAACTTACTGCTGATGCTCGTGAGTTGAAGGGAGAATTGTACTGCTTACCCTGCCATGACAAAATGGGTGTCCCCATCTGTGGGGCATGTAGAAGACCAATTGAAGGCCGTGTGGTGAATGCTATGGGCAAACAATGGCATGTGGAG CATTTCGTGTGTGCAAAATGTGAAAAGCCATTCCTGGGTCATCGTCATTATGAAAGAAAAGGCTTGGCATATTGTGAAACCCACTACAATCAG ctATTTGGTGATGTTTGTTTCCATTGCAACCGTGTGATTGAAGGAGATG TCGTGTCTGCTCTGAATAAGGCATGGTGTGTGAACTGTTTTGCTTGTTCAACTTGCAACACCAAGTTAACACTCAA GGATAAGTTTGTTGAGATTGATCTAAAACCTGTCTGCAAACACTGCTATGAGAAAATGCCAGATGAATTTAAGCGACGGCTTGCCAGACGGGAACGTGAAGCAAAGGataaagagaagcagaaaaagaaaaagccaatctgtttgtaa